The segment CCTCCACTTCTAGAATTTCTACCATTCGCTCAAATGTTGCTTTTTTTACCCCTGTTAAACGTCGAAACTTTTCTCCTTCTAACTTTTCTATTTCCTTATATTTCATGCTTTCAAATACTTCATCTTACACTCCCTCTAACAATTTTGAAAGAAGTCTATTCTTTTTTCTGGATTCCAGTGCTCCTTTTTTTGTCATCCCAGTCTGGGATCTATTTTGCATGTAACTCCAATTGTGTTTTGGCATAAAACGCGACGCGTATTAGACTTGTTTGCAAGCAAAGCTTGCTGGATCCCAGTGTCACGCACTGGGATGACAGGAGAAGGAGGCTACCTTCATGACATTATCATAAAGTAAAATGAGATCCCAGTGTCAGCTACTCGGATGACAAGAAGAGGGCACTGGGATCCAGTTTTCCATATAATCTCATCGAAAATGTTGTAACCACTTTCTGTGCTAGTTTGCTTGCTTACAAGCAAACTTTCCTGGATCCCAGTGTCAAGCACTGGGATGACGAGAAAGGAGCACTGGGATGACATCATAGGGACACTGGGATGACACCATTCTTTCTTCTGGATTCCAGTGTCAAGCACTGGAATGACACCATAGGGGCACTGCCGTCATAAAGGAATCAGTGTCAGCTACTTAGATGATACCTTTTTTCTACTTAGTTTTGGTTATGCAAGAAGTCTATTGCATTCCTGAGCAATTTGGTTCATTATTCTTTTTGTAAAAAATTTTCTTAACTTTCTCTCTACTTTTTTTGGGTAAGGTCACTTTAAAGGAAGTCTAATAGATGCTACATAGAAATCCAGATGAGTTTCTAAAGTCTATTCCAAAAGATAAGCGCATAATGTGCCTTGACATGGGAGAAAAGCAAATAGGCATAGCATTTAGCGATAAAACACATCTCATAGCCACAGCTCATAGTATGTATCACAGAAAAAATATGAGCAAAGATTTAGGTTATTTGCATAGAATATTCAAAGAAAATGAATCTGGATCAATGGTAATAGGACTACCATTAAAAATGGACGAGCAAGAAACTAAATGGTGTAAAACTATAATCCAATTCGCAAATAAAATAATAAAAAAATATGAAGTAAATATATACTTACAAGACGAAAGCTTCTCAACATCTATCGCAACTCATACACTAAAAATTACTGGAATATCAATCACAAAATCGAAAAAAATAGATGATAAAATCTCCGCATGTATTATTTTGCAACGAACGTTAGACAAGATAAATACAATCAAATAGTTTTTCCAGATCTGGAAATCTTCAAACTGAATCTCATATAAAAGTTACTCAACAAAACAAGAACCTTTCGTATAAGCATGACAAATTGCTACAGCAAGAGCGTCAGCAGCATGGTGGCATTTTATACTCAAATTTTTAACTATTTGCTTCACCATAAATATAATCTGATCCTTATCAGCATGGCCATTTCCGGTAATGCTTTTTTTTACATAGTTTGCATCATATTCATTCATAGTTAGCTTTGTTATTTTTAACGCTAAAATTACAACCCCTCTTGCATATCCTAAAGTTAGTGAAGATTTAGGATTTTTATTAACAAAAATTTTCTCCACCGCAGCTTCATTCGGAGAGTATAGGGAAATTACTTTCTTTAATTGTTCAAAAATTATATGTAGGCGTTCACCTGTACCCAATTTACCATCAGTTGATATGGTACCGTCGCCCAAAAATTCAATATTATTTTTTTCGTTCAGGCTGATAATGGCCCACCCAGTCTTGCTTATTCCTGGATCTAGACCTATTATTTTAACCACTTAATAAACGCTTAACCAATAGACAAACAAAAATAAAAATATCCAGACTACATCTACAAAGTGCCAATACCAGGAGGCAAACTCAAAGCACAAATGGTCCTGAAGTGTAAATTGGCCTTTCCGCGCTCTAAATAAACACACTGATAAAAATATTATTCCTATTATAACGTGTGCGCAGTGAAAACCGGTAATCATATAAAAATTGGATGTATAAATAAGCTTTTCTCCTGTTTCTTGTAGAGAAAAACTTGCTTCATGATACTCTATTGCTTGCACTATTATAAAAAAAACCCCAAGCAATATAGTTATGGACAGCATTTTAATCATGCTCTTCTTATCATTTTTAAGTAAAGAGTGATTTGCCCAAGTAATTGTTGTACCAGAAAGCAATAATATTAATGTATTCATGAATGGTAGTGACCACGGATCAGGTGGCAAAATTCCCTCAGGGGGCCATTCAACTTTTTTTGCAGGAGAAAACGCCTCAAATAAAAAAACTGGATCAAGCCAGGCTTTAAAGAATGAACAAAAGAACACTATAAAAAATATGACCTCCGAGAGAATAAATAAGTACATTGCAAATTTGAGTCCATGCTTTACAATGGCAGTGTGACATTTGTCATAAATGGCCTCCCTTATTACATCTCTCCACCAATAAAACAGCACCCCTGATACTGCGGAGGTTCCCAGAACTAAACAAAACATTCCGAAAATTTGTTTATGAAGCGCGCCAACTAATCCAAGTGCAAGAATAAGAATTGCTGCTGATATAGCAATTGGCCAAGGGCTTGGATCCACTAAATGAAAATCATGTTCTTTACTTTTCATAGCATTTTACAAAATACTTATTAAGGATACAAATTAGCTTAAAATTGTCAATGTTCCTTAGGAAATTGATTGAATCTTGAAAAATTATATGCACCGTTCAAAAAATCTAACACAAATTGTGCAGTTATTCTAAACAACTCAAGCATTTTGCTCTTTTCATTTTCTCTTGCTCTGCTGCAATATCCATCAATAATATTTTCCAAAATAATGCATCCAGACTTTACTGAATCACTGTAACAAAAATTAAACCAATCCCTATATCTATTATTTTTTTTGGATCTATTTTTCATGCTATCAACGACAGTCTTGTATATAAACATGCAAGAATACAAAACCGTCATAGCCTCATAGGTATTACTATACGAGATGGATAAAAGAAAATTAGTGAAATTAAAACACTCAAGAGATTTCTTTCCACGACTTATACCGTACATAGTAAAGTAGTAGTCATATAGCATTCTATTAACAGTCACTGCTCTTTGGGCTACTTCAGCAAGCGAGATAATACTACTATAATCTTCCATTCTGGATGCAGTAATTAAGGTGGTACGAATATAATCACCTAAGAAAAACGCCTCTTGTTGAGTATAGAATTTGAAGTTCTCTATATTTAGGGTGTTATTCGCTAACTCAACATTAAAAGGATGCTCAATTATATCCTTTAAAAGATTTGACCCGTAACAGCTCCTAATTATGCCACTGAACACTATAGTTACCGATAAAGATCAAGTCAAACGTAAATAATCCGCTGCTAATATTCTTTGCTAGATATATTAGAGTAATATGCCTCATCCCAAAACATTATTTCTAATTCCAGCCCTTTCTTAAAAAACTCATACATCCTCTTTTTTTCACAGTCACTAGCTTTTTTATATAGCTTATTTGTAATATCAGTAACCTCATCAATTACAGCATTTACTGTTTCGCTACTATAAATGTTGATCCACTCTTTGTATTTGTTATTTTTAACCCCTTTAGTTGTTATCTCATATACCATATGGCGTACAACGATTTGGTATATGTTAAAGCAAGAATAAGATGCTACTAAAGCTTCATTAACAGAATTGTGATATGCAACACTCATGAAAAAGTCAGTAAAGGCAGAACAAGCTCTTGACTTTTTGTGATCATCAGATAGATCATAATCTTCAAAATATTTTTTATACTGTTCTCGAACATAAAATGCTCCTTGTGCCAAATTGATTAAACTACTCATCATTTCAATATCATCAACTCTAGCTGCAACAATTAAAAAAGCACGAGCGCAATCTATACAATACAGAAAATCCTGCTGAAGGTAGAATTTGAATTTTTCATAATCTAATGTATTATTCATCAATTCAACATTAAAAGGGTGTTCTTTTCTTTTATCAATAAGATCAGACGATTCTTTTATAGCTATGCTACAAAATTCTTCTTTTATGTCATTATACATTACATGAGCCTCACAATAAAAACTGAATATAATAATTATCACTAATATAGTATAATTATTATGAAAAAGCAATTATACTTTAACAATAAGGTAGTATATAAATGTGGGGCTGTAAATCAAAAATTTTAGCAATCTAAAGAAATTTTACTATTACCTTCTATATTGAATTCTCTACAAAGATCAGCAGACAAGTTCATGTTTTCCCAAGAAAATCCACCGTCACTTTCTGACTCTTTACCAAAATGTCCATAACAGGCTGTACGTTTATATATAGGGCGATTAAGCGATAAATGCTTGATTATGCCTTTTGTTGATAAATCTATACTATTCTCGATAAACTCTTTAATTACTCTTTCCTCCACCGTATTCGTACCAAATGTATCAATATATAATGAAGTAGGTTTTGATATACCAATTGCATAAGAAAGCTGCACAAGACAACGTTCAGCCAAACCTGCAAAGACAATATTTTTAGCAATGTATCTTGCCATATAAGCTGCAGATCTATCAACTTTAGTTGCATCTTTTCCGGAAAATGCCCCTCCACCGTGTGGAATATAACCTCCATAAGTATCAACCATAATTTTTCGTCCGGTTAATCCACAGTCACCAACTGGTCCACCAATAACAAATCTACCAGTTGGATTGACTAAGAGACTTTCCTCAGGACACATCCATCCTTCAGGTAAAGATGAAACTATGTAAGGGTAAATTATTTCTTTTACTTTTGATTGATCCAAATCCTCAGGGTGCTGTATTGAGACAATAATACTTTCAGCACGTACCGGGAGGTTATTCTCATATGCCAAAGTGATTTGTGACTTTGCATCTGGACCAAGTTTTGCTTCTTTAACTGCGCTCATGATATTTTTCAGAATCGAGTGTGCATAAAAAATGGGTGCCGGCATAAGGTTTTCTGTCTCTATTGTTGCATAGCCATACATTATGCCCTGATCTCCAGCACCTTGATCCACCCCTATTGCAATGTCATTTGATTGCTCATGTAACAATATATTTACCTTCACTTTTCTCCAGTGGAAACCATCATGCTCATAACCAATATCTTTTATTGTATTCCGTACAATACTTTCAATCCTGCTATTCTCAATGTTAGGCCCAAACACTTCCCCAGCTATAATAACGTTATCTTTGGTGACTAAAGTCTCTATTGCAGCTCGCGCAAAAGGATCAGTGAAAAGGTATTCATCAAGTATTGCATCTGAAATTTGATCTGCTACTTTATCTGGATGACCAGCCGCAACTGATTCACTGGTTATTAAATTTTTATATAAACTCATGCTTTAGGTTTCTGCTTACACAATACCAAAACCGCTATAAAAAACACAGCTAGCAATTACTAAATGGTGTGGGTCTGGGAAGAGTTGAACCTCCGACCTCACGCTTATCAGGCGTGCGCTCTAACCACCTGAGCTACAGACCCATGATTTATTCAAGCTGAAGCTTTCATATTATCTGTAGGCACGATATCAATAAAAGTCTTTTTATTCCCTGACCTTCTAAAACTGACCCAGCCTTCTACTTTGGCAAAAATCGTATGATCTTTGCCTATACCAACATTCTTCCCAGGATGGAATTTTGTGCCTCTTTGGCGCACAATTATGTTACCAGGAATAACCTTCCCATTCTTCTTTATTCCTAACCTACGACCCGCTGAATCTCTACCATTACAGGAACTACCACCTGATTTTTTAGTTGCCATATCTTACCTCTTACTTTTGAAGACTAATTTCATTTATACGAAGAACAGTTATATACTGCCTATGACCAGTTTTCCTACGGTAATTTTTTCTTCTTTTCTTCTTAAAGATTATAATTTTTTCCCCCCTACACTGCTCCAACACTTCAGCTTTAACAGTAGCATTAGATGAATAAGATAAGCCATTATTTGAAATACAAATCACCTTATTGATTTCCACCTCTTTTTTTTCTTCAGCTTCTAACTTCTCTACCTTTATTATACTACCTTCTTTTACTAAATATTGCTTTCCACCAGTCTCAATTACTGCAAACATGATAAATATAAATTATTGTTATTAACTTTAATCGTAAACGATGTCATATACGCTGTCAATATAAATAAAAAGCATGACTTAACGTTCTTTTTGAGCTATTTAAACACTTCTATCTTTCTTCACCCTTTATCTACTTTTTCTCAGACAATAATTAATTCTCAAAAAATCTTCTATCATAATGTATGTTATATCAGTCCTGATTAACTCTACAAATAATCAAATCTTTAAGTAAATAAGGGTATATTTTATGCTTTTTCTCTTTAATACTAGTATTACATCTTTTTCTATAATATAGCACCGTAATTCCCATCTTTTTCATTATTCTCAAAACTTTCTTATGCCAGTCCATTTGCTCTCTGCTACGTATTAATTGTCTTCTGCTTCCAAGCATTATTTTAACCTGACAAGCTTTGTCTGATTTTACTAGTACCTCTTTAAATAGCCCAACTCTCATCATTTGTGCTATACCTCTTGCATCATTTTTATCATTCTTATTGATCCTTGCAGATAATGCTGCTGCCATATGTCTCGCATCTACACAAATTACTGGCAATCCAAGATTCCTTAACTCTTTGCACATTGGTATTGATAACCATACGCGTCAAGTTAAGGAAAAGGGTAAGAAAATTCAATGAACTTAAGGTGGATACTCTAGTTTTTCTATATCTATCTTTCACAGAAAATTGTGACCAGTCTGTGGTAAGTTTTTTCAGGAAAATTCTCAAATTATTAATTTTACTGCTTAACGCTAAAAACAACTCCCTAATCCTTCTTTTTAATTCAATGAATGCCTTTGTTAAACTCAGCTCTGTATTCTCTTTCAGTTTTATACAACCAACTATTCCATGAAATATAAGAATTGCGCACAATTTAGCGTATAGTTCACATAATACTCTGTATGGTTTTCCTTTAAGTTCGTCAAGCCTGATGTGACTCTTATACAATTTAAATAATAATTCAATCTGCCATCTTACCCTGTAAACTGTTAATACTTGTTCAGCGCTGATTTTACTCTCTGGAACGTTAGTTATGAATATCGACCAATCCAGCAATTTTTGATTCTTTTGAGAAGATGTATATCCATGTGATTTTGCTAACTTATTAGCCCTTCTTCTTCTAATTATAGACTGTTCTTCAGTTAATTTTTGACATATAATTCTCACTTTAATTTTTACTTCTTTTCCTAATAGCACTTCCAT is part of the Wolbachia endosymbiont (group A) of Anomoia purmunda genome and harbors:
- a CDS encoding cytochrome c oxidase subunit 3 gives rise to the protein MKSKEHDFHLVDPSPWPIAISAAILILALGLVGALHKQIFGMFCLVLGTSAVSGVLFYWWRDVIREAIYDKCHTAIVKHGLKFAMYLFILSEVIFFIVFFCSFFKAWLDPVFLFEAFSPAKKVEWPPEGILPPDPWSLPFMNTLILLLSGTTITWANHSLLKNDKKSMIKMLSITILLGVFFIIVQAIEYHEASFSLQETGEKLIYTSNFYMITGFHCAHVIIGIIFLSVCLFRARKGQFTLQDHLCFEFASWYWHFVDVVWIFLFLFVYWLSVY
- the ruvX gene encoding Holliday junction resolvase RuvX, yielding MLHRNPDEFLKSIPKDKRIMCLDMGEKQIGIAFSDKTHLIATAHSMYHRKNMSKDLGYLHRIFKENESGSMVIGLPLKMDEQETKWCKTIIQFANKIIKKYEVNIYLQDESFSTSIATHTLKITGISITKSKKIDDKISACIILQRTLDKINTIK
- the rpmA gene encoding 50S ribosomal protein L27; translation: MATKKSGGSSCNGRDSAGRRLGIKKNGKVIPGNIIVRQRGTKFHPGKNVGIGKDHTIFAKVEGWVSFRRSGNKKTFIDIVPTDNMKASA
- the rplU gene encoding 50S ribosomal protein L21, with protein sequence MFAVIETGGKQYLVKEGSIIKVEKLEAEEKKEVEINKVICISNNGLSYSSNATVKAEVLEQCRGEKIIIFKKKRRKNYRRKTGHRQYITVLRINEISLQK
- the metK gene encoding methionine adenosyltransferase, with translation MSLYKNLITSESVAAGHPDKVADQISDAILDEYLFTDPFARAAIETLVTKDNVIIAGEVFGPNIENSRIESIVRNTIKDIGYEHDGFHWRKVKVNILLHEQSNDIAIGVDQGAGDQGIMYGYATIETENLMPAPIFYAHSILKNIMSAVKEAKLGPDAKSQITLAYENNLPVRAESIIVSIQHPEDLDQSKVKEIIYPYIVSSLPEGWMCPEESLLVNPTGRFVIGGPVGDCGLTGRKIMVDTYGGYIPHGGGAFSGKDATKVDRSAAYMARYIAKNIVFAGLAERCLVQLSYAIGISKPTSLYIDTFGTNTVEERVIKEFIENSIDLSTKGIIKHLSLNRPIYKRTACYGHFGKESESDGGFSWENMNLSADLCREFNIEGNSKISLDC
- a CDS encoding TenA family protein — its product is MYNDIKEEFCSIAIKESSDLIDKRKEHPFNVELMNNTLDYEKFKFYLQQDFLYCIDCARAFLIVAARVDDIEMMSSLINLAQGAFYVREQYKKYFEDYDLSDDHKKSRACSAFTDFFMSVAYHNSVNEALVASYSCFNIYQIVVRHMVYEITTKGVKNNKYKEWINIYSSETVNAVIDEVTDITNKLYKKASDCEKKRMYEFFKKGLELEIMFWDEAYYSNISSKEY
- the ruvC gene encoding crossover junction endodeoxyribonuclease RuvC: MVKIIGLDPGISKTGWAIISLNEKNNIEFLGDGTISTDGKLGTGERLHIIFEQLKKVISLYSPNEAAVEKIFVNKNPKSSLTLGYARGVVILALKITKLTMNEYDANYVKKSITGNGHADKDQIIFMVKQIVKNLSIKCHHAADALAVAICHAYTKGSCFVE
- a CDS encoding TenA family protein, whose translation is MFSGIIRSCYGSNLLKDIIEHPFNVELANNTLNIENFKFYTQQEAFFLGDYIRTTLITASRMEDYSSIISLAEVAQRAVTVNRMLYDYYFTMYGISRGKKSLECFNFTNFLLSISYSNTYEAMTVLYSCMFIYKTVVDSMKNRSKKNNRYRDWFNFCYSDSVKSGCIILENIIDGYCSRARENEKSKMLELFRITAQFVLDFLNGAYNFSRFNQFPKEH